Proteins encoded within one genomic window of Humulus lupulus chromosome 1, drHumLupu1.1, whole genome shotgun sequence:
- the LOC133807401 gene encoding U-box domain-containing protein 30-like — protein MPMYQPSKRDGVVGFAGGRDGHVLDLDTAVKDGVLGGIGGGVVGAGAGEKLDLKKMIEELDLSEVPSVFICPISLEPMQDPVTLCTGQTYERSNILKWFNLGHLTCPTTMQELWDDSVTPNRTLYHLIITWFSQKYLLMKKRSEDVQGRASELLETLKKVKGQARVQALKELQQVVAVHATARKTVIEEGGVAAISSLLGPFTSHAVGAEAIGILVHLTLDSESKTNLMQPAKISLLVDILNEGSVETKISCTKLIETLMEEKDFRSEIVSSHSLLVGLMRLVKDKRHKNGVLPGLGLLKTICLHEEVRGLIVRIGAIPQLVDLLPSLDHECLELALFILDALSTLPEGILALKVCSNTIPNMVRLLMRISESCTQYALSILWSVCKLAPEECSSVAVDAGLAAKLLLVIQSGCGPVLKQRSAELLKLCSLNYTDTLFISKCKLTRTIQ, from the coding sequence ATGCCGATGTATCAGCCCTCAAAGAGGGATGGGGTTGTTGGTTTTGCCGGTGGTAGAGATGGGCATGTTCTAGATCTGGATACAGCCgtcaaagatggagtcttgggtgGTATTGGTGGTGGAGTTGTTGGAGCTGGTGCTGGTGAAAAATTGGATCTGAAGAAGATGATTGAAGAGCTTGACTTGTCTGAGGTCCCTTCTGTGTTCATTTGTCCAATCTCTCTGGAACCAATGCAAGACCCTGTGACCCTTTGCACGGGTCAAACTTATGAGAGGTCCAACATTCTTAAATGGTTCAACTTGGGACACCTTACTTGCCCCACCACTATGCAGGAGCTTTGGGACGATTCAGTCACCCCAAATCGAACCCTGTACCATCTTATCATCACCTGGTTTTCACAGAAGTACTTGCTGATGAAGAAGAGGTCAGAAGATGTGCAAGGAAGGGCCTCAGAGCTTCTTGAGACACTGAAGAAAGTTAAGGGTCAAGCTAGAGTCCAGGCCCTTAAGGAGCTTCAACAAGTTGTGGCAGTACATGCCACTGCTAGGAAGACAGTGATTGAAGAAGGTGGGGTTGCTGCAATTTCTTCTCTACTTGGTCCATTTACATCACACGCAGTTGGGGCCGAAGCCATTGGAATTCTTGTGCACTTGACCCTCGACTCAGAATCGAAAACGAATTTGATGCAACCTGCGAAGATTTCTTTATTGGTGGACATTTTGAATGAAGGGTCTGTAGAGACGAAAATCAGTTGTACTAAGTTGATTGAAACTCTGATGGAAGAAAAGGATTTTAGATCTGAAATTGTTTCAAGCCATAGCCTCTTGGTGGGACTGATGAGGCTTGTTAAAGATAAGAGGCATAAAAATGGTGTCCTGCCTGGACTTGGCCTTTTGAAAACTATTTGCTTGCATGAGGAAGTAAGGGGTTTGATTGTGAGGATTGGTGCTATTCCTCAGTTGGTTGATTTGTTGCCTTCTCTTGATCATGAATGCTTGGAATTAGCTCTTTTCATTCTGGATGCATTATCAACTCTACCTGAGGGAATATTAGCTTTGAAAGTTTGTTCAAACACCATACCGAATATGGTGAGGCTTCTTATGAGAATATCAGAGAGCTGTACTCAGTATGCACTATCAATCTTATGGTCTGTATGCAAACTTGCCCCGGAGGAATGCTCATCAGTGGCTGTTGATGCCGGTCTTGCTGCAAAACTTCTCCTTGTTATTCAAAGTGGTTGTGGTCCTGTGTTGAAGCAAAGGTCCGCTGAGCTTTTAAAGCTTTGCAGCTTAAATTATACAGATACTTTATTCATTTCCAAGTGTAAGCTTACAAGGACAATTCAGTGA